A single genomic interval of Mycobacterium sp. DL592 harbors:
- a CDS encoding class I adenylate-forming enzyme family protein — protein MTLADWLDACARRFADRPFVITEDVTLTYRQVADESARLASGLAGLGVEPGDRVGMVMANRAEFVTVKFAIARLGAIAVPFNYLYREDELRHVLADSACRILVTMSRFGHLDYTSMLDSIIAGWDRPGFIDRPVSADDPLPSLRSVIMTDGVDERPHVTCLDGLRGSRHVSRPIAPSSPADMLYTSGSTGFPKGVVTSHDAVLRNAYASALTRAYEDGRRILFSLPSYHMFAYIEGLLSAMFAGGAVVLLSAFSPEGYFSGIAEHGATDILCVPTMALAMVESPARRDFDLGSLRAALCGSAPAPIRLWQQIRDELGVSEIVTGYGMTECGGAMTLTLPEDPLTRCADTVGRPKLAGAAGVGETDSLVRYETADPLTGARLPPGEPGELISQGPTTMLGYWNRPADTAAALRDGWLHSGDIGCVGSDGYLRITGRSKELYKSGGELVMPKEIEDLLGSFEDISQVFVIGLADDHWGEIGCAVVVPAPGAVLTADEVIARCRAGLARFKVPKRVVFCAADELPATATGKVQKFRLAAHIEGR, from the coding sequence ATGACCCTGGCCGACTGGCTTGATGCCTGCGCCCGGCGTTTCGCCGACCGCCCCTTCGTGATCACCGAGGATGTGACGCTGACCTACCGGCAGGTGGCCGATGAATCCGCCCGGCTGGCGTCCGGTCTGGCCGGCCTCGGTGTCGAGCCGGGCGACCGCGTCGGGATGGTGATGGCCAACCGGGCCGAGTTCGTCACGGTGAAGTTCGCCATCGCGCGACTCGGGGCGATCGCGGTTCCGTTCAACTATCTCTACCGCGAAGATGAGTTGCGCCATGTACTGGCCGATTCCGCGTGCCGGATCCTTGTGACGATGAGCCGATTCGGCCACCTCGACTACACGTCGATGCTCGACTCGATCATCGCTGGATGGGACCGGCCGGGGTTCATCGATCGGCCGGTCAGCGCCGACGACCCGCTCCCGTCGCTGCGCTCAGTGATCATGACCGACGGTGTCGATGAGCGCCCCCACGTAACGTGCCTGGACGGCCTCCGCGGTTCGAGGCATGTGTCGCGGCCGATCGCACCCAGTTCCCCGGCCGACATGCTCTATACCTCCGGTAGTACAGGTTTCCCCAAGGGCGTCGTGACTTCCCACGACGCAGTGCTTCGCAACGCCTACGCGTCCGCGCTCACCAGGGCCTACGAGGATGGCCGGCGGATTCTGTTCTCGCTACCCAGCTATCACATGTTCGCCTACATCGAGGGTCTGTTGTCGGCGATGTTCGCCGGAGGTGCGGTGGTCCTGCTGTCGGCGTTCAGCCCGGAAGGCTACTTCTCGGGAATTGCCGAGCACGGCGCGACCGACATCCTGTGTGTTCCGACGATGGCGCTGGCGATGGTGGAGAGTCCGGCGCGCCGGGATTTCGATCTGGGTTCGCTCCGTGCCGCCCTGTGCGGATCCGCGCCGGCGCCGATCCGGCTGTGGCAGCAGATTCGAGATGAACTCGGCGTCAGTGAGATCGTCACGGGATACGGCATGACCGAGTGCGGCGGAGCGATGACGCTGACCTTGCCCGAGGACCCGCTGACCCGCTGCGCGGACACCGTAGGCCGGCCCAAGTTGGCAGGCGCGGCCGGCGTCGGTGAAACCGATTCCCTGGTGCGCTACGAGACCGCAGATCCGCTGACCGGAGCACGGCTACCGCCGGGGGAGCCGGGGGAACTCATCTCGCAGGGCCCCACCACGATGCTGGGGTACTGGAACCGGCCCGCGGACACCGCCGCAGCGCTTCGTGATGGCTGGCTGCACTCCGGTGACATCGGTTGCGTGGGGTCCGATGGGTACCTGCGCATCACGGGGCGTAGCAAGGAGCTCTACAAGAGCGGCGGCGAACTGGTCATGCCCAAGGAGATCGAAGACCTGCTCGGCTCCTTCGAGGACATCAGCCAGGTGTTCGTAATCGGACTCGCCGACGATCATTGGGGGGAAATCGGCTGCGCTGTCGTGGTTCCCGCACCCGGAGCCGTCTTGACCGCCGACGAGGTCATCGCGCGATGCCGCGCGGGACTGGCCCGTTTCAAGGTTCCCAAGAGGGTGGTGTTCTGCGCGGCCGACGAGCTTCCGGCGACCGCGACCGGCAAGGTGCAGAAGTTCCGCC
- a CDS encoding class I adenylate-forming enzyme family protein produces the protein MTRGLARAYWEADRSTELVDLTVGQLLADRAGGHPQRVAVVGVRHGTSTSARLTYHEVLDESCRVATALARLAERGSRIALWAPNVLEWPIIQYGAALAGMVLVALNPALPEDDLFYAVSHSGSTVLIHADSYRDYAMAEVAARVGARIAGLRCISLSETSAWRSESADSDRVLGDAPTCSDTIAMLQYTSGTTGRPKGVVLKHHSLVNVAKLTLEAVGGPDRPVCLNPLPLFHTAGCVIGTLGPLWAAGTIVLVEQFAPGPVLDALRDEAVDVLFYVPAVLSALVDYQRTSDREPPQLSVIMGGAAPVDGSLIDAATGLFGAQVYNLYGQTELAPVLTLTRPGDSPEDRHDTVGRPLPQVDCKITDPGTGQVARVGEVGEICARGYQQFVGYLHDPEATAAALDPDGFVRTGDLGTMDDRGYLRITGRLKEIIIRGGENIAPARIERILAEHDSVLDAVVVGLPDDRLGEIVAAVVTTESAAAGLKDDLVSHARTRLARHEVPAHWYVATHLPVTPTGKVQRFAVRDAILQGRIDEL, from the coding sequence ATGACCCGGGGCCTTGCGCGCGCGTACTGGGAGGCCGACCGCTCCACCGAGCTGGTCGACCTCACGGTGGGCCAACTGCTGGCCGACCGCGCAGGCGGCCATCCACAGCGCGTCGCCGTCGTCGGAGTCCGCCATGGCACTTCGACATCGGCGAGATTGACCTATCACGAGGTTCTCGACGAGTCATGCCGGGTGGCAACGGCATTGGCACGGCTGGCCGAGCGGGGTAGCCGCATCGCCCTGTGGGCGCCCAATGTGCTCGAGTGGCCGATCATCCAGTACGGCGCGGCATTGGCCGGCATGGTGCTCGTCGCGCTCAACCCGGCCTTGCCTGAGGACGACCTGTTCTACGCGGTGTCGCATTCCGGGTCGACGGTGCTGATCCATGCCGACAGCTATCGCGACTATGCGATGGCCGAGGTGGCCGCTCGGGTTGGTGCCCGGATCGCCGGTCTCCGCTGCATCTCGTTGTCCGAGACGTCGGCGTGGCGCAGCGAGTCGGCAGATTCCGACAGGGTCCTCGGTGATGCACCGACATGCTCTGACACGATCGCCATGCTGCAATACACCTCAGGCACCACGGGACGGCCCAAAGGCGTTGTGCTCAAGCACCACTCACTGGTCAACGTCGCCAAACTGACTCTCGAGGCTGTTGGCGGGCCCGATCGCCCGGTGTGTCTGAATCCGCTGCCCTTGTTTCACACGGCCGGTTGTGTGATCGGCACCCTCGGCCCGTTGTGGGCCGCCGGCACCATCGTGCTGGTCGAGCAGTTCGCACCCGGCCCGGTACTCGACGCATTGCGCGACGAAGCCGTCGACGTCCTGTTCTACGTTCCTGCCGTGTTGTCGGCGTTGGTCGACTATCAGCGAACCAGCGATCGTGAACCCCCGCAGCTTTCGGTGATCATGGGTGGGGCAGCGCCCGTGGATGGCAGCCTCATCGACGCGGCGACCGGCCTGTTCGGCGCCCAGGTATACAACCTCTACGGGCAGACCGAGCTGGCACCGGTACTGACGCTGACTCGGCCCGGCGACAGCCCTGAGGACCGTCACGACACGGTGGGCCGTCCCTTGCCGCAGGTGGATTGCAAGATCACCGACCCCGGCACGGGCCAGGTGGCGCGCGTCGGTGAGGTCGGGGAGATCTGCGCACGCGGCTACCAACAGTTCGTCGGTTACCTGCACGATCCCGAGGCCACCGCGGCGGCGCTGGATCCGGACGGGTTCGTGCGGACCGGCGATCTCGGCACCATGGATGACCGCGGCTACCTGAGGATCACCGGACGCCTCAAGGAGATCATCATCCGCGGCGGCGAGAACATCGCCCCCGCGCGTATCGAGCGCATCCTTGCCGAGCACGATTCGGTGCTCGATGCCGTCGTGGTCGGGTTGCCCGACGATCGTCTCGGGGAGATCGTCGCGGCGGTGGTGACCACCGAGAGCGCCGCGGCGGGGCTCAAGGATGACTTGGTCAGCCACGCGCGCACCAGGCTGGCCCGGCATGAGGTTCCGGCGCACTGGTATGTCGCCACCCACCTCCCCGTCACACCGACCGGCAAGGTCCAGCGATTCGCGGTGCGCGATGCAATTCTGCAGGGCCGGATCGACGAGCTGTGA
- a CDS encoding SDR family oxidoreductase, producing the protein MAGVQDKVVIVTGAGGGLGREYARFLAANGALVVVNDLGGSRDGSGSGTSMADAVVDEIRAAGGRAVANYSSVATADGAAAIVETALAEFGAVHGVVSNAGILRDGAFHKMTQESWDAVLQVHLDGGYHITRAAWPHMREQNFGRVVVATSTSGLYGNFGQANYGAAKAGLVGLINTLAIEGAKYNITANAVAPLAATRMTADVAPQEVLEKLDPALVAPAVGYLVSEHNHDTGSVFVVGGGLVQRVAQFQNDGVTFTTAPTLEQLTERWSQISDMSQAKLGTNPV; encoded by the coding sequence ATGGCTGGAGTACAGGACAAGGTCGTCATCGTCACCGGTGCCGGAGGAGGGCTCGGACGAGAGTACGCGCGCTTCCTCGCCGCCAATGGTGCGCTCGTCGTGGTCAACGATCTGGGCGGTTCGCGTGACGGATCGGGATCGGGTACTTCGATGGCCGACGCGGTCGTCGACGAGATCCGTGCGGCCGGCGGCCGGGCCGTCGCCAACTACTCCTCGGTGGCCACCGCCGACGGGGCCGCCGCGATCGTCGAGACCGCGCTTGCCGAGTTCGGCGCCGTTCACGGTGTGGTCAGCAACGCAGGAATCCTGCGCGACGGTGCTTTCCACAAAATGACCCAGGAGAGCTGGGATGCGGTGTTGCAGGTGCACCTCGACGGGGGCTATCACATCACCCGGGCGGCCTGGCCGCATATGCGGGAGCAGAACTTCGGCCGGGTCGTCGTCGCCACGTCCACCAGTGGCCTGTACGGGAATTTCGGACAGGCCAACTACGGCGCGGCCAAGGCGGGGCTTGTCGGGCTGATCAACACCCTTGCGATCGAAGGCGCCAAATACAACATCACGGCCAACGCCGTCGCACCCCTGGCAGCCACCCGGATGACCGCTGACGTCGCGCCGCAGGAGGTTCTCGAAAAGTTGGATCCCGCCCTCGTCGCGCCGGCGGTCGGCTACCTCGTGTCCGAGCACAACCATGACACCGGTTCGGTGTTCGTCGTGGGCGGCGGACTGGTGCAGCGGGTCGCCCAGTTCCAGAACGACGGCGTCACCTTCACCACGGCGCCCACCCTTGAGCAACTCACCGAGCGCTGGTCGCAGATCAGTGACATGAGCCAGGCGAAGCTGGGCACGAACCCGGTATGA
- a CDS encoding acetyl-CoA acetyltransferase → MSSNGIAGRVAVVAMGCSHFGERFDTSTEDLILEAHRECMASAGGLTGADIDAYWLGTLSSGMSGLTLSRALGSDDKPVTRVENMCASGSEAFRNACYAVASGAYDIVMAVGVEKLKDSGFSGLLRQDPPADGTAAELSMTAPAAFSLLDPAYCARFGVHPDEMRAAMTHVAWKNHDNGSRNPKAQFRKAVAKEAIDRAPKVAGRLGVYDCSGVADGAACAIIVPAERAHEFTDTPMYVSALSLIAGSARGATDPGYDFTTFPEVVRSAKDAYSQAGIDNPPAQLSLAEVHDCFTPTEIVLMEDLGFSDEGRAWKDVLGGDFDAGGRLPVNPDGGLKSFGHPVGASGLRMLYEAWLQFRGEAGDRQLPDPHTALTHNLGGRPGGCVSFVSIVSSERRCGA, encoded by the coding sequence ATGTCCAGTAACGGAATCGCCGGGCGGGTTGCCGTTGTCGCTATGGGCTGCAGCCACTTCGGCGAGCGGTTCGACACATCCACCGAGGATCTCATCCTCGAGGCCCATCGTGAGTGCATGGCGTCGGCCGGCGGGCTCACCGGCGCCGACATCGATGCGTACTGGCTGGGCACACTGAGTTCCGGAATGTCGGGGCTGACGTTGAGCCGGGCACTGGGTAGCGACGACAAGCCGGTGACTCGCGTGGAGAACATGTGTGCCTCCGGCTCGGAGGCGTTCCGCAACGCGTGCTACGCCGTGGCGTCGGGTGCCTACGACATCGTCATGGCGGTCGGTGTCGAAAAGCTCAAAGACTCCGGCTTTTCCGGTCTGCTGCGTCAGGACCCGCCGGCAGACGGGACGGCGGCCGAGCTGTCGATGACGGCGCCGGCGGCCTTCTCGCTCCTGGATCCCGCCTACTGTGCGCGGTTCGGTGTGCACCCCGACGAGATGCGTGCCGCAATGACACACGTGGCCTGGAAGAACCATGACAACGGGTCTCGTAACCCCAAGGCGCAGTTCCGTAAGGCGGTCGCCAAGGAGGCCATCGATCGGGCACCAAAGGTCGCCGGCCGCCTCGGTGTCTATGACTGCTCGGGTGTTGCCGACGGTGCCGCCTGCGCGATCATCGTCCCCGCCGAGCGGGCCCACGAATTCACCGACACCCCAATGTATGTCAGTGCGCTGTCCCTGATCGCCGGATCGGCCCGCGGCGCCACCGACCCCGGCTACGACTTCACCACCTTCCCGGAAGTCGTGCGCTCGGCCAAGGATGCCTATTCCCAGGCCGGTATCGACAACCCCCCGGCTCAACTGTCGCTGGCCGAGGTCCACGACTGCTTCACACCGACCGAGATCGTCCTGATGGAGGATCTGGGATTCTCGGACGAAGGGCGGGCGTGGAAGGACGTACTCGGGGGTGACTTCGACGCGGGCGGACGGTTGCCGGTGAACCCCGACGGTGGGCTGAAGAGCTTCGGGCACCCGGTCGGCGCCAGTGGGCTGCGGATGCTCTACGAAGCATGGCTGCAGTTCCGCGGGGAAGCCGGGGACCGCCAACTGCCCGACCCGCACACGGCGCTGACCCACAATCTCGGCGGTCGGCCAGGTGGTTGCGTGTCATTCGTGTCGATCGTGTCGAGCGAACGCCGTTGCGGCGCTTGA